A single region of the Amphiprion ocellaris isolate individual 3 ecotype Okinawa chromosome 4, ASM2253959v1, whole genome shotgun sequence genome encodes:
- the c1qtnf6b gene encoding complement C1q tumor necrosis factor-related protein 1, protein MMTMCLRLLLLLPLVCCVPSPSKAPSRLCRRCCDHPEPSAATAQYQMPEVRPVINMTILKGDKGDKGDKGTPGKPGLEGPPGSRGPMGPKGSKGQAGAPGDACKIPYSSFSVGRRKSLHSVDYYQALIFDTVFVNLHEHFNMFKGKFYCYVPGIYFFNINIHTWNFKETYLHLMHNDKEQVILYAQPSERSIMQSQSVMLDLALNDEVWVRLYKRERENAIYSDDVDVYITFNGYLVAPSIQ, encoded by the exons ATGATGACGATGTGTTTGAGGCTGCTTTTGCTCCTGCCGTTGGTTTGCTGCGTCCCCTCCCCCTCAAAAGCACCATCCAGACTGTGCAGGCGATGCTGCGACcatccagagccttcagcagcTACAGCTCAATATCAAATGCCTGAAGTCCGACCCGTCATCAACATGACCATCCTGAAAG GTGATAAAGGAGACAAAGGAGACAAAGGTACACCTGGAAAACCAGGTCTGGAGGGCCCTCCTGGCTCCCGAGGACCCATGGGCCCTAAAGGCAGCAAAGGCCAGGCAGGTGCTCCAGGTGATGCCTGCAAGATCCCTTACTCTTCTTTCTCAGTGGGACGCCGCAAGTCCCTGCACAGCGTGGACTACTACCAGGCGCTGATATTCGACACGGTGTTCGTCAACCTCCACGAGCACTTCAACATGTTCAAAGGCAAGTTCTACTGCTACGTGCCAGGGATCTACTTCTTCAACATCAACATCCATACCTGGAACTTTAAGGAGACCTACCTCCACCTGATGCACAACGACAAGGAGCAGGTGATCCTGTACGCTCAGCCCAGCGAGAGGTCTATCATGCAGAGTCAGAGTGTCATGTTGGATCTGGCTCTGAACGATGAGGTGTGGGTGCGGCTCTACAAACGGGAGAGGGAGAACGCCATTTACAGTGACGACGTGGATGTTTACATCACCTTCAATGGATACCTGGTGGCACCCAGCATCCAGTGA